Proteins encoded by one window of Ostrinia nubilalis chromosome 23, ilOstNubi1.1, whole genome shotgun sequence:
- the LOC135083368 gene encoding gloverin-like, with amino-acid sequence MKLIVFAACLMVAAAQEYFIQDDDTSIFSAIPEPASEHVLSSDEYLVPHYVALPRVRRDVSIDPKTGDLTAAHKMDNGRVFGTVGSNDAGLFGKAGYEHNIFNDGRGKMDAQAFGTRTLGPYGDSSALGGALKWRDDHAQASFDINKQVHGPTSWTAAGGGRWPVGKNGDFGLEGTYSRMGGMKDYGGRASYNYRW; translated from the exons ATGAAACTTATCGTATTCGCCGCTTGCCTGATGGTGGCTGCTGCTCAGGAGTACTTCATCCAGGATGATGATACCAGTATATTCAG TGCAATCCCAGAACCTGCGAGTGAACACGTATTGTCCAG tgaCGAGTATCTAGTACCGCACTACGTAGCTCTCCCTAGGGTCCGTAGAGACGTCAGCATCGACCCCAAGACCGGCGACCTCACTGCTGCCCACAAGATGGACAACGGACGAGTGTTCGGAACCGTTGGCTCCAACGACGCTGGGCTATTT GGCAAAGCGGGCTACGAGCACAACATCTTCAACGACGGGCGCGGCAAAATGGACGCGCAGGCGTTCGGCACGCGCACGCTCGGGCCCTACGGCGACTCCAGCGCGCTCGGCGGCGCGCTCAAGTGGCGCGACGACCACGCGCAGGCCTCCTTCGACATCAACAAGCAGGTCCATGGACCCACCTCG TGGACCGCAGCCGGCGGCGGTCGCTGGCCCGTAGGCAAGAACGGAGACTTCGGCCTGGAAGGCACCTACAGCCGCATGGGAGGCATGAAGGACTACGGCGGCAGGGCTTCATACAACTACCGCTGGTGA
- the LOC135083367 gene encoding gloverin-like — MQVIIFSALLMVAAAQEFYVPPYAQDTGYLLEEPMYNDEHAFTSDGETDPLFGVHPRFRREVSIDPKTGDLTADHKMDNGRVFGTVGSNDAGLFGKAGYEHNIFDDARGKMDAQAFGTRTLGPYGDSSALGGALKWRDDHAQASFDINKQVHGPTSWTAAGGGHWPVGKNGDFGLEGTYSRMAGMNDYGGRAVYNYRW; from the exons ATGCAAGTCATCATCTTCTCCGCCTTACTGATGGTCGCTGCTGCGCAAGAGTTCTACGTACCACCGTACGCTCAAGATACAGG TTATCTCCTTGAAGAACCAATGTATAATGATGAACACGCATTTACCAG TGACGGGGAAACAGACCCGTTGTTCGGAGTGCACCCGAGGTTCCGTAGAGAAGTTAGCATCGACCCAAAGACTGGTGACCTCACTGCTGACCACAAGATGGACAACGGACGCGTGTTCGGAACTGTTGGCTCCAACGATGCTGGCTTATTT GGCAAAGCTGGCTACGAGCACAACATCTTCGACGACGCGCGCGGCAAGATGGACGCGCAGGCGTTCGGCACGCGCACGCTCGGGCCCTACGGCGACTCCAGCGCGCTCGGCGGCGCGCTCAAGTGGCGCGACGACCACGCGCAGGCCTCCTTCGACATCAACAAGCAGGTCCATGGACCCACCTCG TGGACCGCAGCCGGCGGCGGCCATTGGCCCGTAGGCAAGAACGGAGACTTCGGCCTAGAAGGGACCTACAGCCGCATGGCAGGCATGAATGATTATGGCGGCAGGGCTGTTTACAACTACCGCTGGTGA